Proteins encoded within one genomic window of Setaria italica strain Yugu1 chromosome IV, Setaria_italica_v2.0, whole genome shotgun sequence:
- the LOC105914152 gene encoding uncharacterized protein LOC105914152, with product MPKPMPSNEGAQGEGEASYFRDVTGCEDMITFVEMEYVYHYIPVTDPSCYSPYGWTAVIGSRKLDSREWIRNHVVNIENITVSEDCHGRTDLLPQFCENGTPSLKKMPIGTPTLGDCNNVLYLMSKVKFGDTKGWVVAVDINSKRLEAVSTFSAASLPCFSTAYYPSSFSKYFNKNSTELELNAQTADCQASTDTEDSSVDE from the exons ATGCCTAAGCCCATGCCAAGCAATGAGGGGGCTCAAGGTGAGGGTGAGGCATCATATTTCAGAGATGTCACTGGCTGTGAGGATATGATCACGTTCGTTGAGATGGAGTATGTTTATCATTACATTCCAGTCACAGATCCCAGCTGCTACTCACCCTATGGATGGACGGCTGTCATTGGGTCTAGGAAGCTTGATTCAAGGGAGTGGATAAGAAACCATGTGGTCAACATTGAGAATATAACAGTCTCTGAAGATTGTCACGGGCGTACAGATTTGTTGCCTCAGTTCTGCGAGAATGGAACCCCATCCTTGAAGAAAATGCCAATCGGCACCCCAACTTTGGGTGACTGTAACAATGTTCTGTACTTGATGAGCAAGGTTAAGTTCGGGGACACCAAAGGTTGGGTGGTTGCTGTTGACATAAACTCTAAGAGGTTGGAAGCAGTATCAACGTTTTCTGCAGCAAGTTTGCCTTGTTTCTCGACAGCCTACTATCCAAGTTCATTTTCAAAATATTTCAACAAAAACAGCACAG AACTTGAGCTAAATGCCCAGACTGCTGATTGTCAAGCAAGCACTGATACG GAAGACTCCTCTGTTGATGAGTAG